A region from the Linepithema humile isolate Giens D197 chromosome 1, Lhum_UNIL_v1.0, whole genome shotgun sequence genome encodes:
- the LOC105679768 gene encoding uncharacterized protein isoform X2, which translates to MSFEISRSCRIEKQFEMELKTKQMEKLLEPLQQQINKLLLLLTNISINSPEILAVKSILFEQLYFLTERFKNLTSEDNCDYEEANVKCVDAAANTKHISLLKNIDELIKDIKSDNINTDAAKCMTESLFNNFMLALRALEDLECLPLKQRLQDCLDYVREMSTANEIEDLQNIKELGTSILEIFEPLQKYRRSLVSIFLSEKLALYTLQLCTSFEMLVQLAQEQHRLNAPIYACKKYICGRICICCQMILDLLNGSNPSLEEEAFEKENHFVYRMDLVLDIILEMPSKTNQEQLSECTELWLRLEDVFSHAMAITQVCQPYNFKAITGSCQSIVLEYEKLKQQLLSETPDPALNNLFMHTLSDALYRLERKVNIAVLTLAMEVFSNPYAALKKLVMTCGNSLSAKKRSKNDLNNLIEDFDQLFDQTMQIGIFAIASCKDRNRNNKIRNCLAGFESLETELISAIISFYLHPDNKEMRSSVKLLTEQWQLEMNKFQNAVNLIINSAAFCQVVMDSLQERITAISDCLDNRQPVTQLQVQGIVQRASALSSQVTAIINDIGIENIDRQTIMMTRELKAAIFEANAAAKTLLAENATEPLQLRVIKRCELILNVVRRLEPVLSTIMNSTIHEKSSCRGQGDSSYGIVSNTINFPSTIYDLPRDDNSLVYIRTPYTVKTYKSQVSIQPANSIVQKPSNLSYLIPYIKSGRTLRNEYSIMYNTPHKNKDTMESVVKNEISLRNLSSVRQHLFSRDSFTVHTNIDISEQSIDLTEKITLLSTSSNSTFSSCQSSKVQNTSSESTSKSVVSNILPGTVKPETENCLNKSAIMEKMGEGIISGGGDASLVMETCQKLNSVRLANSKIQK; encoded by the exons ATGAGTTTTGAAATTTCAAGAAGCTGTAGAATTGAAAAACAGTTTGAGATGGAGCTAAAAACGAAGCAAATGGAAAAGCTATTAGAACCTTTACAACAGCAG ataaacAAGCTACTTTTACTATTGactaatatttctattaattcaCCTGAAATTTTGGCTGTAAAATCAATACTTTTTGAGCAACTGTATTTTTTAACAGAGagatttaagaatttaacaaGTGAAGATAATTGTGACTATGAAGAAGCAAACGTAAAATGTGTTGATGCAGCAGCAAATACAAAACATatctctttattaaaaaatattgatgaactt attaaagatattaagaGTGACAATATTAATACAGATGCAGCTAAATGCATGACAGAatcattgtttaataattttatgctaGCTTTAAGAGCTTTGGAAGATTTAGAATGTTTGCCATTGAAGCAAAGACTTCAAGACTGTCTGGATTATGTCAGAGAAATGAGTACAGCGAATGAGATTGAGGATCttcaaaatataaag GAACTGGGTACTTCAATATTGGAGATATTTGAACCATTGCAGAAATACAGAAGAAGTTTGGTATCTATTTTTCTGTCAGAAAAACTGGCCTTATATACCCTTCAACTGTGCACTTCATTTGAAATGCTAGTACAATTGGCTCAGGAGCAACATCGGCTAAATGCaccaatttat GCTTGTAAGAAATACATTTGTGGAAGAATATGTATCTGCTGTCAAATGATCTTAGACTTATTGAATGGTTCAAACCCATCATTGGAAGAGGAAGCTTTTGAAAAGGAAAATCATTTTGTCTACAg AATGGATTTAGTGTTAGACATTATATTAGAAATGCCAAGCAAAACAAATCAGGAACAACTATCTGAATGTACAGAATTATGGTTGAGATTGGAAGATGTTTTCTCTCATGCTATGGCAATTACCCAAGTGTGTCAgccatataattttaaagccATAACTGGATCATGTCAATCCATAGTACTGGAATACGAGAAATTAAAGCAGCAATTACTATCGGAAACACCAGATCCAgcgttaaataatttgtttatgcaCACGTTATCTGACGCTCTTTATCGTCTGGAACGTAAAGTTAATATAGCAGTATTAACACTCGCAATGGAAGTGTTTAGCAATCCTTATGCAGCTTTGAAGAAGCTTGTTATGACGTGCGGAAATTCGTTAAGCGCGAAAAAAAGATCTAAGAATGATCTAAACAATCTCATAGAAGATTTTGACCAACTCTTTGATCAAACTATGCAAATCGGAATATTTGCTATCGCTTCTTGCAAAGACAGAAATC gTAACAATAAAATTCGCAATTGCCTCGCAGGATTTGAATCCTTAGAGACTGAATTAATTTCTGctataatttctttctactTGCATCCGGATAATAAGGAAATGCGTTCCAGTGTCAAACTATTGACTGAACAATGGCAGCTGGAAATGAATAAGTTTCAGAATGCCGTAAATCTCATTATAAACTCGGCTGCCTTCTGTCAa GTAGTTATGGATAGTCTTCAAGAACGTATAACGGCGATCTCGGATTGTCTCGATAACAGACAACCAGTTACACAACTTCAAGTGCAAGGTATTGTTCAGCGCGCTTCAGCTTTATCTAGCCAAGTGACAGCGATTATAAATGACATTGGTATTGAAAACATCGATCGTCAAACGATAATGATGACAAGAGAATTGAAAGCAG cCATATTTGAAGCCAATGCAGCTGCTAAGACTCTTCTAGCTGAAAATGCAACAGAGCCCCTACAACTGCGAGTGATAAAACGATgcgaattaatattgaatgtcGTTCGGAGATTGGAACCAGTTTTGTCCACAATTATGAACAGCACAATACATGAGAAATCTTCGTGTAGAGGCCAAGGAGATTCCAGCTATG GTATCGTTTCAAATACTATTAATTTCCCGTCTACAATTTATGATTTACCGCGCGATGACAATAGTTTGGTTTACATTAGAACACCCTATACAg taAAAACGTATAAATCGCAGGTGTCCATTCAACCGGCAAACAGCATAGTGCAGAAACCGTCGAACTTATCATACTTAATACCTTACATAAAAAGTGGTCGCACACTACGCAATGAGTATTCCATTATGTATAACACACCACACAAAAATAAGGATACAATGGAGTCAGTTGTTAAAAATGAGATATCTCTCAGAAATCTTTCTAGTGTTAGGCAACATCTTTTTAGCAGAGATAGTTTTACAGTTCACACCAATATCGACATATCGGAACAGAGTATAGATTTAACAG AGAAGATCACTCTGTTATCTACATCGAGCAACTCAACGTTTTCATCTTGCCAATCCTCAAAAGTACAAAACACATCTTCTGAAAGTACAAGTAAAAGTGTGGTCTCCAACATCTTACCTGGCACTGTTAAACCAGAAactgaaaattgtttaaacaagTCGGCTATAATGGAGAAGATGGGTGAAGGTATTATATCTGGTGGTGGTGATGCATCTTTAGTTATGGAAACTTGTCAAAAACTTAATAGTGTTCGACTTGCAAATAGTAAGATTCAAAAATAG
- the LOC105679620 gene encoding uncharacterized protein, whose product MRTRARFVSISCRCASFPDTVNRVARPRSNSECKMLLLEEYSELVERDSAEISFLWKGLQMLACLLSILTGYSCAILFYILWENIFGGHCPLWAKLDSLSRTVNSADEHLHDFTIVQLNDTDWKRYVVSYDYKKHCEFYFAACLLSCIFGTVWLTLFFMCGKGGYDVKTFTAPWRIVVPALLFNFCLTIITLYATYTMKKGYQQFSKDLILIFIKITKGYTSTLNLKYVYFSLYFFCYFKTVSWIMTWSWITGFMILFVRFITVSDFRLLKIRVFKILQEPIETQEEKEKQS is encoded by the exons ATGAGAACACGCGCGAGATTTGTATCGATATCATGCCGATGCGCTTCTTTTCCCGACACCGTCAATCGCGTCGCACGACCGAGATCCAATTCTGAATGTAAAATGCTTCTCCTGGAAGAGTATTCCGAGTTAGTCGAGCGAGATTCCGCGGAAATATCGTTTTTATGGAAAGGCCTGCAGATGCTCGCCTGTTTATTGAGTATCCTGACTGGATACAGCTGCGctattttattctacatattATGG gaaaatatttttggcgGTCATTGTCCTCTCTGGGCAAAATTGGATTCATTATCTAGAACAGTGAATTCTGCAGACGAGCATCTTCATGATTTCACTATTGTTCAACTAAACGACACTGATTGGAAACGCTATGTTGTTAGCTATGATTACAAAAAACATTGCGAATTTTATTTCGCCGCGTGCCTACTGTCTTGCATATTCGGAACTGTGTGGTTAACATTGTTTTTTATGTGTGGCAAAGGCGGCTACGATGTTAAAAC TTTTACAGCTCCTTGGAGAATCGTCGTTCCTgcgttactttttaatttttgtctcACAATAATAACATTGTATGCAACATATACGATGAAAAAAGGATATCAACAATTTAGTAAAgatctaatattaattttcataaaaattacaaaaggaTATACATCTACATTAAATCTtaagtatgtatattttagcCT atacttCTTCTGCTATTTCAAGACTGTATCATGGATAATGACGTGGAGTTGGATAACAGGATTCATGATACTCTTTGTGCGTTTTATAACAGTCAGTGACTTCAGACTTTTAAAAATTCGCGTTTTTAAGATTCTGCAAGAGCCAATTGAAACTCaagaagagaaggaaaaaCAATCGTAG
- the LOC105679768 gene encoding uncharacterized protein isoform X1, translated as MSFEISRSCRIEKQFEMELKTKQMEKLLEPLQQQINKLLLLLTNISINSPEILAVKSILFEQLYFLTERFKNLTSEDNCDYEEANVKCVDAAANTKHISLLKNIDELIKDIKSDNINTDAAKCMTESLFNNFMLALRALEDLECLPLKQRLQDCLDYVREMSTANEIEDLQNIKELGTSILEIFEPLQKYRRSLVSIFLSEKLALYTLQLCTSFEMLVQLAQEQHRLNAPIYACKKYICGRICICCQMILDLLNGSNPSLEEEAFEKENHFVYRMDLVLDIILEMPSKTNQEQLSECTELWLRLEDVFSHAMAITQVCQPYNFKAITGSCQSIVLEYEKLKQQLLSETPDPALNNLFMHTLSDALYRLERKVNIAVLTLAMEVFSNPYAALKKLVMTCGNSLSAKKRSKNDLNNLIEDFDQLFDQTMQIGIFAIASCKDRNRNNKIRNCLAGFESLETELISAIISFYLHPDNKEMRSSVKLLTEQWQLEMNKFQNAVNLIINSAAFCQVVMDSLQERITAISDCLDNRQPVTQLQVQGIVQRASALSSQVTAIINDIGIENIDRQTIMMTRELKAAIFEANAAAKTLLAENATEPLQLRVIKRCELILNVVRRLEPVLSTIMNSTIHEKSSCRGQGDSSYGIVSNTINFPSTIYDLPRDDNSLVYIRTPYTVKTYKSQVSIQPANSIVQKPSNLSYLIPYIKSGRTLRNEYSIMYNTPHKNKDTMESVVKNEISLRNLSSVRQHLFSRDSFTVHTNIDISEQSIDLTAVLEKITLLSTSSNSTFSSCQSSKVQNTSSESTSKSVVSNILPGTVKPETENCLNKSAIMEKMGEGIISGGGDASLVMETCQKLNSVRLANSKIQK; from the exons ATGAGTTTTGAAATTTCAAGAAGCTGTAGAATTGAAAAACAGTTTGAGATGGAGCTAAAAACGAAGCAAATGGAAAAGCTATTAGAACCTTTACAACAGCAG ataaacAAGCTACTTTTACTATTGactaatatttctattaattcaCCTGAAATTTTGGCTGTAAAATCAATACTTTTTGAGCAACTGTATTTTTTAACAGAGagatttaagaatttaacaaGTGAAGATAATTGTGACTATGAAGAAGCAAACGTAAAATGTGTTGATGCAGCAGCAAATACAAAACATatctctttattaaaaaatattgatgaactt attaaagatattaagaGTGACAATATTAATACAGATGCAGCTAAATGCATGACAGAatcattgtttaataattttatgctaGCTTTAAGAGCTTTGGAAGATTTAGAATGTTTGCCATTGAAGCAAAGACTTCAAGACTGTCTGGATTATGTCAGAGAAATGAGTACAGCGAATGAGATTGAGGATCttcaaaatataaag GAACTGGGTACTTCAATATTGGAGATATTTGAACCATTGCAGAAATACAGAAGAAGTTTGGTATCTATTTTTCTGTCAGAAAAACTGGCCTTATATACCCTTCAACTGTGCACTTCATTTGAAATGCTAGTACAATTGGCTCAGGAGCAACATCGGCTAAATGCaccaatttat GCTTGTAAGAAATACATTTGTGGAAGAATATGTATCTGCTGTCAAATGATCTTAGACTTATTGAATGGTTCAAACCCATCATTGGAAGAGGAAGCTTTTGAAAAGGAAAATCATTTTGTCTACAg AATGGATTTAGTGTTAGACATTATATTAGAAATGCCAAGCAAAACAAATCAGGAACAACTATCTGAATGTACAGAATTATGGTTGAGATTGGAAGATGTTTTCTCTCATGCTATGGCAATTACCCAAGTGTGTCAgccatataattttaaagccATAACTGGATCATGTCAATCCATAGTACTGGAATACGAGAAATTAAAGCAGCAATTACTATCGGAAACACCAGATCCAgcgttaaataatttgtttatgcaCACGTTATCTGACGCTCTTTATCGTCTGGAACGTAAAGTTAATATAGCAGTATTAACACTCGCAATGGAAGTGTTTAGCAATCCTTATGCAGCTTTGAAGAAGCTTGTTATGACGTGCGGAAATTCGTTAAGCGCGAAAAAAAGATCTAAGAATGATCTAAACAATCTCATAGAAGATTTTGACCAACTCTTTGATCAAACTATGCAAATCGGAATATTTGCTATCGCTTCTTGCAAAGACAGAAATC gTAACAATAAAATTCGCAATTGCCTCGCAGGATTTGAATCCTTAGAGACTGAATTAATTTCTGctataatttctttctactTGCATCCGGATAATAAGGAAATGCGTTCCAGTGTCAAACTATTGACTGAACAATGGCAGCTGGAAATGAATAAGTTTCAGAATGCCGTAAATCTCATTATAAACTCGGCTGCCTTCTGTCAa GTAGTTATGGATAGTCTTCAAGAACGTATAACGGCGATCTCGGATTGTCTCGATAACAGACAACCAGTTACACAACTTCAAGTGCAAGGTATTGTTCAGCGCGCTTCAGCTTTATCTAGCCAAGTGACAGCGATTATAAATGACATTGGTATTGAAAACATCGATCGTCAAACGATAATGATGACAAGAGAATTGAAAGCAG cCATATTTGAAGCCAATGCAGCTGCTAAGACTCTTCTAGCTGAAAATGCAACAGAGCCCCTACAACTGCGAGTGATAAAACGATgcgaattaatattgaatgtcGTTCGGAGATTGGAACCAGTTTTGTCCACAATTATGAACAGCACAATACATGAGAAATCTTCGTGTAGAGGCCAAGGAGATTCCAGCTATG GTATCGTTTCAAATACTATTAATTTCCCGTCTACAATTTATGATTTACCGCGCGATGACAATAGTTTGGTTTACATTAGAACACCCTATACAg taAAAACGTATAAATCGCAGGTGTCCATTCAACCGGCAAACAGCATAGTGCAGAAACCGTCGAACTTATCATACTTAATACCTTACATAAAAAGTGGTCGCACACTACGCAATGAGTATTCCATTATGTATAACACACCACACAAAAATAAGGATACAATGGAGTCAGTTGTTAAAAATGAGATATCTCTCAGAAATCTTTCTAGTGTTAGGCAACATCTTTTTAGCAGAGATAGTTTTACAGTTCACACCAATATCGACATATCGGAACAGAGTATAGATTTAACAG CTGTTTTAGAGAAGATCACTCTGTTATCTACATCGAGCAACTCAACGTTTTCATCTTGCCAATCCTCAAAAGTACAAAACACATCTTCTGAAAGTACAAGTAAAAGTGTGGTCTCCAACATCTTACCTGGCACTGTTAAACCAGAAactgaaaattgtttaaacaagTCGGCTATAATGGAGAAGATGGGTGAAGGTATTATATCTGGTGGTGGTGATGCATCTTTAGTTATGGAAACTTGTCAAAAACTTAATAGTGTTCGACTTGCAAATAGTAAGATTCAAAAATAG
- the LOC105679771 gene encoding MAD2L1-binding protein: MLSRRKNNEMEIDVMLDEPLTSDSCTKVVIELIKYILYQKEQIPFTYEALTQFQTTVKATDRNALSFKTLSNTLRNVSDHLSSQFFLKDCDIKEVAILLGATIISPKLCIGIELPSYVLNSKQHKEYQHQHSSKKPLLKLMRSMLECKEFQEAMNIPLNVTNMFIMLKKRDTNKVSEFFLPKPQYKSHMQNTSYFKIKLCQEDLVDMQCNCRTLVKVYRDSCEEHLEDDDDDVQYTQYNSSTQSSYRWYQSKQIIKGFKFYP; the protein is encoded by the exons ATGCTTTCCAGACGCAAAAACAACGAAATGGAAATTGATGTCATGTTGGACGAGCCGTTAACTAGTGATTCGTGTACAAAAGTAGTGATCgaacttataaaatacattttatatcaaaaagaaCAAATACCATTTACGTATGAAGCATTAACTCAGTTTCAAACAACCGTAAAGGCAACAGACAGAAATGCACTTTCCTTCAAAACTTTATCGAATACGTTAAGGAATGTCTCAGATCATTTATCTTCACAATTCTTCCTCAAGGATTGTGATATAAAAGAAGTTGCTATTCTACTTGGTGCTACGATAATATCACCAAAGCTATGCATTGGGATAGAACTTCCTTCTTATGTTCTCAATAGCAAGCAACATAAAGAATATCAACATCAACATTCTTCCAaaaaaccacttttaaaaCTTATgag GTCTATGTTGGAATGTAAAGAGTTTCAAGAAGCTATGAATATTCCTTTAAATGTGACAAATATGTTTATCATGctgaaaaaaagagatactAATAAAGTATCAGAGTTTTTCCTACCTAAACCACAATACAAATCACATATGCAAAATACAAGTTACTTCAAGATTAAACTGTGCCAAGAAGATCTCGTGGAtatgcaatgtaattgcagGACTCTTGTCAAAGTATATCGTGACTCATGTGAGGAACACTTGgaagatgatgatgatgatgtgCAATATACTCAATATAATAGTTCAACTCAATCTTCATATCGATGGTAtcaatcaaaacaaattataaaaggatttaaattttatccatGA
- the H gene encoding protein hairless: protein MREKSAECHAHAGHVRGTTEMCSRDPPTLHPTLAKANGKNSSPQPAHHTETRIDNNLLPTPGGRLKFFKDGKFILELSHRRDGEKTTWFPVPKKTFWPPTSTIPNRQESSTSLSVSDDNSSVQSSPWQRDHCWKQTHPRRRITTEFNFFYHRNPKTRLYVHPRLMAKKRRRPLDPKTAALTSSTRIYPTKALRKWNGTSSSGKVLSVIIDKLARLLDPNVVSPRKRILRELERVSLEDQASKRRATPQPVCTTSAPPTPSSKQLSSYSITSILGEDKPSSEQGFLRTLLKPDDRQPVKYSSSNAYPRVRIDPYIGASNTSVHHPLHYAMPMLAPGPYRATPLWMTTHYPPPVHYAPPMQLYAPQHPHPSPPHYKDYREQTLTPPSDMPLNLSKHAG, encoded by the exons ATGCGTGAGAAGTCAGCAGAATGTCATGCTCACGCAGGTCACGTGAGGGGCACGACAGAGATGTGCTCGCGTGATCCACCTACATTGCACCCGACCCTTGCCAAGGCAAACGGTAAAAATTCAAGCCCCCAACCAGCTCATCACACGGAGACACGTATTGACAACAATTTGCTACCGACTCCCGGAGGCCGCTTGAAGTTCTTCAAGGATGGAAAATTTATCTTGGAACTGTCTCATCGCAGAGATGGCGAAAAGACCACGTGGTTTCCTGTGCCAAAGAAGACTTTTTGGCCACCTACTAGCACCATCCCGAATCGCCAAGAAAGCTCTACTTCCCTTAGTG TTTCTGACGATAATTCGTCGGTCCAATCCAGTCCTTGGCAGAGAGATCACTGCTGGAAGCAGACCCATCCCCGACGTAGGATAACCAcggaatttaatttcttttatcatcGAAATCCGAAGACTCGCTTATATGTGCATCCTCGCTTGATGGCGAAGAAACGCAGGCGTCCGTTAGATCCCAAGACTGCAGCTCTCACCTCATCGACACGGATCTATCCGACAAAAGCGCTGCGTAAATGGAACGGTACATCGTCGTCCGGCAAAGTTCTGAGTGTGATCATCGATAAATTGGCGCGTCTACTGGATCCTAACGTCGTGTCGCCTCGTAAGCGTATATTACGAGAGCTGGAGAGAGTCTCGCTGGAAGATCAGGCGTCCAAGAGGCGAGCCACTCCGCAACCGGTTTGTACAACGAGTGCGCCACCGACTCCTTCCTCGAAGCAACTCTCATCGTACAGTATAACGAGTATCTTGGGAGAGGATAAGCCGAGTTCCGAGCAAGGCTTCTTGAGGACGTTGCTGAAGCCGGACGACCGGCAACCTGTGAAATACTCATCGAGTAACGCCTATCCAAGGGTGCGAATCGACCCTTACATTGGAGCCAGCAATACATCTGTTCATCATCCGCTTCATTATGCAATGCCGATGCTGGCCCCTGGGCCGTACAGGGCGACACCCTTATGGATGACGACCCATTATCCACCTCCCGTCCACTATGCGCCTCCTATGCAATTGTACGCACCGCAGCATCCTCATCCGTCGCCTCCACATTATAAAGACTACAGGGAACAAACTCTCACACCTCCTTCAG ATATGCCTCTAAATCTGTCGAAGCATGCGGGTTGA
- the LOC105679847 gene encoding probable alpha-ketoglutarate-dependent hypophosphite dioxygenase, whose product MAALKFLTPEQKQFWQENGYIKLANVYSLKEMNEISDAYNELFDRKHRENVTGLEAGWVGEDMKKAAGYIDYTVKSIHNLQMHSAVFTRLITHPNLLDALEDIMDTKDILLHHTKAHIKPPEKGAPYLMHQDYHYFPHKKHTMLAVFLHLDDTTPENGGLAVYPGSHKLGPLQDYGLTDEKGESYHYVNPEEYPLSKAEPVTAKKGEIVIFSYLLLHGSYLNLSNRSRRMFLLQVRAADDEPTEDVHKSHCQGLVLRGRNVNRDASMHNRFTH is encoded by the exons ATGGCTgccttaaaatttttaacaccgGAGCAGAAGCAATTCTGGCAAGAAAATGGCTATATTAAATTGGCGAACGTATATTCGTTGAAGGAGATGAATGAGATATCAGATGCCTATAATGAATTGTTTGATAGAAAACATCGTGAAAATGTGACGGGCTTGGAAGCAGGTTGGGTTGGAGAAGATATGAAGAAAGCAGCTGGATACATTGATTACACT GTAAAATCTATCCACAATCTACAAATGCACAGTGCCGTTTTTACTCGACTTATCACGCACCCGAATTTGTTAGACGCCCTTGAAGACATCATGGATACCAAGGATATCTTGCTGCATCATACCAAGGCGCACATAAAGCCACCAGAGAAGGGAGCGCCTTACTTGATGCATCAAGACTATCATTATTTTCCTCACAAGAAGCACACTATGCTGGCTGTGTTTCTACATTTGGACGATACAACACCGGAGAACGGTGGTTTAGCGGTATATCCAGGTAGTCACAAGCTAGGACCATTGCAAGATTACGGATTGACCGACGAGAAGGGGGAGTCGTATCATTACGTCAATCCCGAGGAGTATCCCTTGTCGAAAGCCGAGCCTGTGACAGCCAAGAAAGGCGAAATTGTCATCTTCTCCTACTTGCTGCTTCACGGTTCGTACTTGAACCTGTCCAATAGAAGTCGACGTATGTTTCTCTTGCAAGTGAGAGCCGCCGATGACGAACCGACCGAGGACGTGCATAAATCTCATTGTCAGGGCCTGGTACTTCGCGGTAGAAATGTTAACAGAGATGCATCAATGCATAACAGATTTACACATTAA